Proteins encoded together in one Chloroflexi bacterium ADurb.Bin180 window:
- the dnaA gene encoding Chromosomal replication initiator protein DnaA: MNADQAWQAALGELQLQLTKPTFDTWVKSTYVISWEDGTFVIGVHNGYAKDWLENRLLTTIKRTLTGIIGRSVEVSFVVRPRRPKVVSPDPLLTADYAAEPTVQTGNPAAPSFNTFLNPKLTFDAFIVGNSNLLAHAAARSVAENLAKQYNPLFVYGGTGLGKTHLLQAIGNQALTTTPNVLYVSSETFTNELINAIRTQSTDEFRAKYRNQVDLLLIDDIQFIAGKESTQEEFFHTFNTLHQGGKQIVLSSDRPPRAIMTLEDRLRSRFEMGLIVDIQPPGFEMRMAILRTKAEACPIAIPPEVIEFIATKFQSNVRELEGALTRVVAHAQLTQSTLTMELASAVLQDILTRSDSVSADQVIDAVCRYYSIDPDTLKGRGRSQEVALARQVAMFLLKQELDYSLPKIGDTLGGRDHTTVLYGCDKIKAAIEEDDSLRRDVLAIKEHLYKERAPSTR, encoded by the coding sequence ATGAATGCTGACCAAGCATGGCAGGCAGCCCTCGGTGAGCTACAGTTGCAGCTCACCAAACCGACCTTTGACACCTGGGTCAAGAGCACTTATGTGATCAGCTGGGAGGATGGCACCTTTGTCATTGGCGTGCACAACGGCTACGCCAAGGACTGGCTGGAGAACCGGCTGCTCACCACCATCAAGCGCACACTCACCGGAATCATTGGCCGCAGTGTCGAGGTGAGCTTTGTCGTCCGCCCTCGCCGGCCCAAGGTTGTTTCGCCCGACCCTTTGCTCACGGCAGACTATGCCGCTGAACCAACGGTGCAGACCGGGAACCCGGCAGCTCCTTCATTCAACACTTTCCTCAATCCCAAGCTCACCTTTGACGCTTTCATCGTTGGCAACTCTAACCTGCTTGCGCACGCCGCCGCCAGGTCCGTTGCCGAAAACCTGGCCAAGCAGTACAACCCGCTCTTTGTCTACGGCGGCACCGGCCTTGGCAAGACTCACCTTCTCCAGGCAATAGGCAATCAAGCGCTCACCACCACTCCCAACGTCCTCTATGTCTCATCCGAGACCTTTACCAACGAGCTGATCAATGCTATCCGCACCCAGAGCACGGACGAGTTTCGCGCCAAGTATCGCAATCAGGTCGACTTACTGTTGATCGATGATATTCAGTTCATCGCTGGCAAAGAGAGCACTCAGGAAGAGTTCTTCCACACTTTCAACACGTTGCATCAGGGCGGCAAGCAGATCGTACTGTCCAGCGATCGCCCACCTAGGGCTATTATGACCCTCGAGGACCGGCTTCGGTCACGTTTTGAAATGGGATTGATTGTCGATATCCAGCCACCCGGTTTTGAGATGCGGATGGCCATTCTGCGCACCAAGGCCGAGGCCTGCCCCATCGCTATTCCGCCCGAGGTCATCGAGTTCATCGCCACCAAGTTCCAGAGCAACGTCCGTGAGCTAGAAGGGGCACTGACGCGCGTGGTGGCGCACGCCCAGCTCACCCAGTCCACACTGACCATGGAACTAGCCTCCGCAGTGCTGCAGGATATCCTCACTCGCTCCGACTCGGTCTCGGCAGATCAGGTCATTGACGCAGTCTGCCGCTACTACTCTATCGATCCCGACACGCTAAAGGGACGTGGCCGCAGTCAGGAAGTCGCCCTTGCTCGTCAGGTAGCCATGTTCCTGCTAAAGCAAGAGCTGGATTATTCCCTCCCCAAGATCGGCGACACCCTGGGCGGCCGTGACCACACCACCGTTCTCTACGGCTGTGACAAGATCAAGGCCGCCATCGAGGAAGACGATTCCCTCCGCCGCGATGTCCTCGCTATCAAGGAACACCTCTACAAAGAGCGCGCCCCGTCAACACGTTAG
- a CDS encoding phosphodiesterase, which translates to MRYLILSDIHGNLPAFEAVLADAGQFDQIWCLGDIIGYGPQPNECIARLRQFAHSCVAGNHDWAAINKLDISAFNPEARKACLWTREQLTPEHWEYIERLPEKLVEGNFTLVHGSPRYPIWEYMTHPSVAAANLACYDTAYCLFGHTHIPVVYVDNGSPRETETLTMPIGQAVLLPDQRWLINPGGVGQPRDGDPRAAYLIYDQETNMLQQRRVEYPIEETQRLMAVRHLPDRLAARLLFGW; encoded by the coding sequence GTGCGTTACCTGATCCTGTCTGACATTCATGGCAACTTGCCGGCGTTTGAGGCAGTACTGGCGGACGCGGGTCAGTTCGACCAGATTTGGTGTCTTGGCGACATCATTGGCTACGGGCCTCAACCAAATGAGTGCATTGCCAGATTGCGCCAATTCGCCCACAGTTGTGTGGCCGGGAATCACGACTGGGCGGCCATCAACAAGCTTGATATCTCGGCTTTCAATCCTGAGGCGCGAAAGGCTTGTCTGTGGACCAGGGAGCAGCTCACGCCAGAGCATTGGGAGTATATCGAACGTCTTCCAGAAAAGCTGGTCGAGGGCAACTTTACGCTGGTTCACGGCAGCCCACGCTATCCCATCTGGGAGTACATGACTCACCCCTCTGTTGCAGCCGCCAACCTGGCCTGCTACGACACGGCTTACTGCTTGTTTGGCCATACTCACATTCCGGTCGTCTATGTCGACAACGGGTCACCGCGAGAGACCGAAACGCTGACTATGCCGATCGGACAAGCGGTTTTGTTGCCTGATCAGCGGTGGCTCATCAACCCCGGGGGTGTTGGTCAACCACGTGATGGTGATCCTCGCGCGGCCTATCTGATCTACGACCAGGAAACGAATATGCTGCAGCAGCGCCGTGTAGAATATCCCATTGAGGAGACCCAGAGACTGATGGCTGTCCGCCATCTGCCAGACAGGCTGGCGGCTCGTCTACTGTTTGGATGGTGA